From a single Bradyrhizobium sediminis genomic region:
- a CDS encoding transglutaminase-like cysteine peptidase — translation MFGFGGQGKGLAVVAILIGLNAPARAGEVLYASLGDTTRSPIGWVEFCAENPGDCRGGASQPRDIVMSQTAWRDLLRVNRWVNETVKPITDMDHWGVIEKWSLPTDGYGDCEDYVLLKRKMLIDAGWPREALLITVVRDKKGEGHAVLTVKSDKGEFVLDNQNENVLAWTETGYRFVKRQSQGDPNVWVSLGDSRPAVATASARDR, via the coding sequence ATGTTTGGTTTCGGGGGACAGGGGAAAGGATTGGCGGTCGTCGCCATCCTGATCGGATTGAATGCACCGGCGCGTGCCGGCGAGGTACTTTATGCCAGCCTCGGCGACACCACGCGTTCGCCGATCGGCTGGGTCGAATTCTGCGCCGAAAATCCCGGCGACTGCCGCGGCGGCGCGTCACAGCCACGCGACATCGTGATGTCGCAGACGGCATGGCGGGATCTGTTGCGGGTCAACCGCTGGGTCAATGAAACCGTCAAGCCGATCACCGACATGGATCATTGGGGCGTGATCGAAAAATGGTCGTTGCCGACAGACGGCTACGGCGACTGCGAGGACTACGTCCTGTTGAAGCGCAAGATGCTGATCGACGCCGGCTGGCCGCGCGAAGCGCTGCTGATCACGGTGGTGCGCGACAAGAAGGGCGAAGGCCACGCGGTACTGACCGTGAAAAGCGACAAGGGCGAATTCGTGCTCGACAACCAGAACGAAAATGTCCTGGCCTGGACCGAGACCGGATACCGCTTCGTCAAGCGCCAGTCGCAGGGCGACCCGAACGTGTGGGTCTCGCTGGGCGACAGCCGCCCGGCCGTTGCCACCGCCAGCGCCAGAGACCGCTGA